Genomic window (Hippoglossus stenolepis isolate QCI-W04-F060 chromosome 11, HSTE1.2, whole genome shotgun sequence):
TGATGACGAAAACAATGTCGGCAGGAATGGTGTTTGACGACTCGTCTCCCTCCCGTGGGAACGTGATCTTGGTCCCCTCTTTCCAGCCCCGCTTGATCTCGATGGTGAGAATCTTGTCCTCGTTGCGCATGGTCCTGCCGTCTGGATTCAGCCTCTTGCGGGAGATTTTCATCCTCTTGGTGCAGCCGTGGAAGACCTCCTCCAGGGAGACCCTCAGCTCGTGGACGATGGCCGGGTCCTGTTTCCGGCGCTGCTGCCCGGTGTGGCCGTCCCGGGGGAAGCCGTTCAGGTTGAAGCTGGTGAAGGAGCCAAAGGGGTCGTTCCCGTCCACCTCCATGTCATCGTCGTCTCGCCCATTGGCTTTGCGCCCAAAGAACATCTCGAAGGGGTTTGAGCCACCGAAGAAAGTGGCGAAGGTGGCGTGAGGATCCCCGTGGAAGGTGTAGGTGAAAGTGTTGCCTGGCCCATCGCCAGTGGGTCCATTTCCTCCCTTAAGACCTGgtggaaaaaggaaatgatCCATCAGTCATCCTGACATTAATACTGTGGGAGAGTTTGATGCCATAAGTGACGCCTACTTTGACCACAGAGATGCACAATCCCATCTGCTGGATACGAGGCCAAATACTGACTTTATCATGTCGCTCCTGTATCAGCCATGAAATAACCAAACTGCTTTAAACTCAGAGACTTAATGATTAGTGCATTAATTGGTGAAATCATCAACAGACCTATTTTGCTAACCAGTCAAttgatttaataatttttcctgcaaaatatcaaacattagATGCTTCCAACTTCTTTAAATTTGTCGCTTTTCCTGACATGAggtgaatatttatatatatttgtgtcatCAACCCTtagttggacaaaacaagatatttggacatttgtcattgttttttgaGGGGGTCATAAGAAAACACTCTTACAGCCGCCCTACAGTTGACTCATTGTTTTGAGATGACACATCAGAATCCATATTGGGAGACTGCCAACCTGTTTGATAAAACTACCTGCACCACAGCAGTGACTGTATTAAGGAGCTGTTTAAAGGATATTCAGGAACTCTTTCTGGGTCAAAGTCTCAAAATCtcctgtttaaaaaataaaactcaatgGGTTTGTCCAGTGCCAATGTTAAAGATCTTGTATTTGTCCCCAAACGAGTTCACATTTCGATGCTCTGTTTGCTGCGTGGCACGAGTGGGCTCAGCTTCTCAAGGAGGCCATCTGTGACACACTGCCAGGTTCATGTCTGGGCTGCTTCTTGCATACCTGCAcgctttactttgaaaatacaCCTTTTTATTCCTCACACACTTAACAATGTTCCTCCTGCTTCCTGATGAAATCACAATATGTCACCTTTAATTCTGAATTCAAGGCTGTAGAGATGATCTgagctcttttctagtctttcTCACCTCCAACATGCTTCCCACCCAGCACCATCTGGACTGCTAATGAAACCGGCTTGCTCAGAAACTACAGTGTAGGTGCCACACACTGCACAGAAAGCTTCACACTGGGTTTTCCTACTGAAGCAGCCTCATTTTGggaccttttttctttttgtaacaTAGCTGCAGATATAGAATCACAGGATGATACTGGAAAAGCTGTTTTCTGGGCCTGCTGACTGGAATGAAAACCAGCTGAGCTCCACATGCAACCATCCAGCTTTAATAACGGTGCCTTGACACGGGGCTGAATATATAGGCTGTGATTCCAAAAGCATGCACATTACCTTCCTCTCCATACTGGTCATAAATCTCCCTCTTCTTCGGATCACTCAGGACTTCGTAAGCCTCCGCGATCTCCTTGAATTTCTCCTCGGCGGCTGCAGACTTGTTTTTGTCCGGGTGCCATTTCAGCGCCTGTTTTCTGTAGGCTTTCTTAATGTCCTCCTCCGTGGCTCCTTTGGAGATGCCCAGGCTTTTGTAGTAGTCCTTACCCATTTCTCACGTATCCCagcaaaataatgaaaatgataagCGGGGTTGGTCCCTGAGAGAGAAGCCGGTGGAGGGGAGCTGGTCGACGGGTGGTTGTGATGTGACAGATCGGCCTCAGCACGGACTGACGCACGTCGAGCGGCCGCAGACAGACGCACGCTGCGGGATGAGGAGCATCTAGAGGCGGAGAGTCAACGCTGAGGAGCCGGTGGGGTTTTTCTCTGGATGACTGGATGAGCCTCTTTAAATAACCTCAGCTCCCTCCCTGCATCCTCACAGCCAGAGTCAAGTGTGACACCGCCAGTCTGCGTGTTTCCGGTGAGAGAGAATAAAGCAGCTGCAGGTCGTTCACATggaaagttgtgtttttatttctttgaataagatttgaatacaattttacaaagtttaaaaatatgaaGGTATCATTTCCTCATCGTCACTTTTAAATTGCAATTGTTGGTTTAACTGTTGAAatagaaatgtttaaatttaatCTAATAACTGCTGTCATGGATTGGTCACATAGCTTATGTATTATTTAGGCTAAAGCTGGTAACCACTTAACTTCTCGGGTAATAATACAATTCAGCATTGGTTCAGAGTCagtgggtcacatgacatggaagaaatggagaaaatatgaaatataaataatataacacattgaatacaaacattttgaaatattcatattcatataaaatatatatcaggGTATAATGCAATTCAGCATCGGTAGACATACAGTCAGTGTGTCACATAACATGCAaagtaaattttaaatatttaatattcatataaacCAAATCTGAGGTAACAGACGTGTGTTTGCCTTTGTTCCTCCCCAGTGGTTTTTATTTATGCTTTTATGAACTTGACATGACAGACAGAAACCtggtcttattttgaaaagctgtttCCGGTTTTGCTCTATCTAACCAAGTCCAACTCGACTCTTTGCTTTGGAATCCAGAGGCAGTTTCTAGAAAGCGAAGAGGGGGCGTCCCTGACTAAACCTGGCTCCTCTGCACATCATCCAGGTgagaggtgaaaacacacacacacacacacacacacacacacacacacacacacacacacacacacacacacacacaggttcactACAGGTCATTTAGGCCCACAGACTGTCACATGTGATAAACATGTTGCAGGCTTCATGAGAGAGTTTGGACCTGTTATCATGTGTTAATTATGACATGAGTAAAACAATGATACATACAAGAAcgacaaatatatagaacttgataCGGATAACTGTAGATGCAATATAAATATAGGAAAAGCAATACTACTTGTACcactaaataataatgataataataatatgtctctctctctctgtgtgtgtgtgtgtgtgtgtgtgtgtgtgtgtgtgtgtgtgtgtgtgttattatccAGAACATTCCTATTGTATCCACTTGGCTCAACACATCAAAACCTAAACAGTGAAggtttattttttctctgtcagTTGTAGAATTACAtacatttctctttatttctctttatttatctattgATTCCATCCTTCTGTGTGTCTCTGGAAACTCGGTGACCAGGTCCACAAATAGCTCAGTGGCCACTTAGACCAGAAACTGAGGATGGGGCTGTGGTGgcttctcctgcagcaacagcgccacctgctgccCCACAGGGAGAGTGGGGTTTTTCTCTCGGAGCCAATGATCAGAGCTCATAACGCTGCATCGCCTCTGGTTCCTGCCAGTGAGTCAGCGTCcgtgcagagctgcaggttaATCAGCTCTGGTGATTATCGATGCTtcatctctctcctgcagcgGATCACACGCTGCATTctgatttttgcattttttttgcaacctgaatattaaaaaaaccaACATTTTCCTAACCAACAATGGATCAGTTCCATGGGTTATTTGTCAAACTGGACCAAAACAAAGATGGATTCATATCAGTGACAGAGCTGCACAAAGAAATGAGCAAGTATGGGATCAACTCGGCAGATGGCAAGGCCCAGGTAAAATTTTCATGATCTTATTTTCCTACTGTATTTATCTGGGTCAGGGtttttctattcattcattcattttccctTCTAGAACATCATTGATTCTTATGACAAGAACAAAGATGGCCTCCTGGATTATAAAGAGTTTCTCGGCTACAtgatggacagagagaagaaatggaaaattTACTTTCATGACCTTGACAAGAACAAGTGTGGTGAGTAGTTTGTAATTTGTAATAGTAATTTGCCGCTCAGAAAATGTTCATAATATTGCTCaaggaaacattaaaaacattaatgttGTTACTGGGCTtgttacaaacacacagtaaacacaaatatgtatgtttgtttttgaataatTACACCAACTGTTGTGTTCTCGTGTTTAGAATAGAATGGGCTCTGCTGCAGGTGTAGAAGATGTATAGTCCTAACTGAGCATATTCTTTATAAACTGCTATAAATGTTAATTTTTTGTCTGTTATCAAGGTCAAACCAGAAAGAAAACCACGCTAACACAGGAAGTGTTTATAGTACACTGCAGACTCCACACTAAACATAGCTTCAGGCGCTGGTCTTTGCACTCTAGTGTTCAGTGTCACTTCCCAGAGACGTTGCGTGCCATCATACAGTCGTAAAgttcatacagtacatacagtacatacagtacatacagttATCTGTTTGTAATTGTGTGCATTTCTTCTCTGATCAGGGGTGATTGACCAGGACGAcgtcatttgtttgtttaaggaGTTAGGAGTGGTCATTTCAAAGCcgaatgcaaaaaaaataatacaaatgtaagATTTTTCTGCAAACTATACCTCATGGACTCATTTCTTACATGTGAACAAATGCTTTACAACAATAATCCATTGGGTTCCATCTGAGTTCCCAACACTGATGTGatgcacattttacatttcactggTGTCACTTTAATATAAGGAATCCTTACATTGTGGGTAatatatcatttattattttatttggttTGGGTTGCCAGATCTAGGTATGGATTCAATCCTAACCTTTATTTTGTAACCGCTGACTTCATGTCAACTTCATGTAAATTGGAAAATCCACATATCTTTATTAATGAAGGGAGGAAGATAAGATGGAACACGTGCTTTTATTGTCTGTCTGAAATATAATGTCTTATTACTGCACAGTGACAAATCTATCACTCATTAATCCTTAATAAAGACAGCACTGGCAACATTTACTGTATACACCTCGGTAAAGTGACACTAGGATCATTATCAAATGAAGATGATTTACTTCACacagtaaatgtttgtttg
Coding sequences:
- the dnajb4 gene encoding dnaJ homolog subfamily B member 4, producing the protein MGKDYYKSLGISKGATEEDIKKAYRKQALKWHPDKNKSAAAEEKFKEIAEAYEVLSDPKKREIYDQYGEEGLKGGNGPTGDGPGNTFTYTFHGDPHATFATFFGGSNPFEMFFGRKANGRDDDDMEVDGNDPFGSFTSFNLNGFPRDGHTGQQRRKQDPAIVHELRVSLEEVFHGCTKRMKISRKRLNPDGRTMRNEDKILTIEIKRGWKEGTKITFPREGDESSNTIPADIVFVIKDKPHPHFRREGSNIVYPVRVSLRQSLCGCSVTVSTIDGKTCNMKITDVVKPGLRKTVAGQGLPLPKNPEQRGDLVVEFDVNFPETLPGNAKDVLKRHLPA